CCTGATGGCGGCGGAGGCGGAGCTGGAGCGGGCGCAGGCGGACGAGCGGCGCGTGGAGGAACTGGCGGCGCGGGGCTCGGTCGCGTTGCGGGAACGGGACCAGGTGCGCGCCGGGGCAAAGGCGGCGGCGGCCAACGTACAGAAGGCCCGCGCGGCCATCGACATCGCCGAGGAGACCCTCATCGCCTCCCGCGTTGCCCAGAAGCGGCTGGAAGCCCAGGTGGCGCAGGCAGGAGCCCAGCTGAACCTTGCGCGCATCGACCTGGCCAATACGGTAATCACTGCCCCGCGCGATGGCCAGATCAGCGAGGCCTCGGTGCGGCTGGGCCAGTATGTGGCGGCCGGCACCCAACTGATGTTCCTGGTGCCGCCGGATTTGTGGGTGGTGGCCAACTACAAGGAAACCCAGACCGCCAACATGCGGGTGGGCCAGAAGGCCTGGTTCACGGTGGATGCGCTCGACCACGCCCGGCTGACCGGGCGGGTGCAGCGGTTCGCCCCGGCCACGGGCTCGGAGTTCAGCGTCATCCGCCCCGATAACGCCAGCGGCAACTTCACCAAGGTGGTGCAGCGCATTCCGGTGCGAATCCGCATCGACCCCGGCCAGCCGCTGGCCGCCCGGCTGCGGCCCGGCATGTCGGTGGTGACGCGGGTGGACACCAGCGGCAATGCCGAAGACGGGGCCGAGCGGCGGAGGCAGACCCGATGATGCCCCGGCTGCCCGTTGCCGCCGCGACGCTGCTGCTGGCTGCGTGCGGACTTCCGCCCGAGCGGCCGGTGCCGCCGCAGGCGCGGGTGACGGCGCCCACAGGCTGGCGCGAGCCCACCAATGCCCTTGGGCAGGTGGAGACCAACTGGTGGCGCGCCTTCGGCGACCCGGCGCTGGCGGCGCTGGTAGAAGCGGCGCTGGCCAACAACACAGACGTCGCGGCGGCGCTTGCCCGCGTCGAGGAGGCGCGGGCTCAGATCCGCCTCGCCCGCTCGGCCGCCCTGCCCCAGCTGAATGCGGTGCTGAGCGCGCAGCGCGGCCGCACCTTGCAGGTGACAGGCCCCACCACCGGCACGCAAATCCAGCCCCAGTTGCAGGTGGCGTGGGAGGCGGACCTGTTCGGGCGCATCCGCACCCTGCGCGAGGCTGCTCGCCTCGGCCTTGAAGCCAGCCGGGCCGACCGGGACGCGGTGCGGCTGGCGGTGGCGGCGGCAACGGCGCAAGGCTATGTGACCCTCTTGTCGCTCGATGCCCAGCTGTTCGTGACGCAGGAGACCGCCCAGTCCCGCGCGGAGGCGCTGCGCGTGGCCTCCGACCGCGCCCGGCTGGGCTACACCTCGCAGCTGGAGCTGGCGCAGGCGCAGGCGGAGTATGACGCCGTGCTCCAGGCCATTCCCGAGCTGGAGCGGGCGGTGCGCCTTCAGGAGAACGCCCTCAGGCTGTTGACCGGGCGGATGCCGGGGCCGATCGACGGGCGCAACGTCATCGACCAACTCCAGACGCCGAGCGTGCCGGGCACCCTGCCCTCGGCGCTCCTGCGGCGCAGGCCGGACCTGGCGGCGGCCGAGCTGACGCTGGCCGCGCTTGACGCCCAGCTGGCGGCGCGGCGGGCCGAGTTCCTGCCCCGTGTGCAGCTTTCAGCCGCCGCCGGCCAGCTGCTCACCAATTCGCTGGACTACGATCCCTTGAGCATCTGGAGCCTCGGGGCGAGCATCCTTGCCCCCCTCTTCTCCGGCGGCCGGCTGGAAGCGCAGGTGGAGGCGGCGACGGCCCAGCGGGACCAGGCCGCCTTCGCCTACCGCGGCGCGGTGCTGACCGCCTTCGGCGAGGTGGAGGATGCGCTGACCGGCATCGTGCGCTACGGCGAGCAGGTGGAGCATGCCATGAGACGCCGCGCGACGCTCGAGCGCGCCCTGATGCTGGCCCGCGACCGCTACCAGGCGGGCTATGCCTCCTACCTCGAGGAGCTGGACGCCCAGCGCAACCTCTACTCCACCGAACTGGAGGTCATCACCTTGCGCGAGCGCCAGCTCAACAACGTGATCGACCTCTATCGCGCGCTGGGCGGCGGCTGGTTCCCCACAACGGGCAAGCCGCAGTGATCGTTTTTTGCCTATTGACAATGGGACGATAAAATGGTTTTCCTATTGCGATTGGTTTTGAACGACCAGAGGGAGGAAGCGGACCGTGGCGACGAAGGCAAAGGCAGCGGGGCTGGAGACGACGGGCGGGCAGGCCATCATGGCATGGCTGGCCGCGCTGTGCGTCCGTGCGCTCCTCGCCAGCGTGCGCGGCCTTGTCGGCTACAGCGGTCGCCTACAGCGGCACGTCAACCACGGCCAGCAGCCCGCCGCCGGGGGCATTGCCGAGGCGCACCGTCGCACCGAAGGTCATGGCCTGGGAACGGGCGATGGTGAGGCCGATGCCGGTGCCGCTGCGCCCGCCCGGCTGGCCGGGATCGCCACGGGTGAAGGGCTCGAAGATCTTCTCCAGCAGCTCCGGCGCGATGCCGGGGCCGTAGTCGCGCACGCTGATGAGGAGGTGGCCGCCCTCCTTCCGGCAGCCGATCTCGGCGCTGCCCGCGTACTTGACCGCATTGTCGATAAGGTTGGAGAGGCAGCGGGTGAGCGCGTTGGGCTTGATGCGGACAACGCCGCCGCACCCGGCGACGAAGCGCACGTCGTTGCCGAACTCCTCCGCGTCCTCGGCCAGGCTGGTGAGGAGGCTGTCGATATCGACCATCGACCACTCCTCGCCGGAATCCGAACTGCTGGCCAGGTCCAGCCCCTCGCGCACCAGCGTGTGCATGGCGGCCAGATCCTGCACCAGCTTGGCGCGCAGGTCCTCGTCCGCCACCTGCTCCAGCCGCAGGCGCAGGCGGGTGATGGGGGTTTGCAGATCGTGGCTGATGGCGGCGAGCAGCTGAGTGCGCTCGCGAAAGCCATCGCGCACCCGGCGCTGCATGAGATTGAACGTCGCAAGCGCCGCGCGCA
The window above is part of the Pedomonas mirosovicensis genome. Proteins encoded here:
- a CDS encoding HlyD family secretion protein — encoded protein: MTERDAPDPSETPRPPEWNDDDTDAASPQEAQTAEAGEETPKILRPSRQTVLIMAVVALAGILMVLWAWKLWPFETSMVTTENSYVRGQITVLAPQVNGYIADVAVQDFQHVRKGQPLVRIDDRIYRARVEQAEAQLAAARAELANATQTIAQNEATLGARQADLMAAEAELERAQADERRVEELAARGSVALRERDQVRAGAKAAAANVQKARAAIDIAEETLIASRVAQKRLEAQVAQAGAQLNLARIDLANTVITAPRDGQISEASVRLGQYVAAGTQLMFLVPPDLWVVANYKETQTANMRVGQKAWFTVDALDHARLTGRVQRFAPATGSEFSVIRPDNASGNFTKVVQRIPVRIRIDPGQPLAARLRPGMSVVTRVDTSGNAEDGAERRRQTR
- a CDS encoding efflux transporter outer membrane subunit, which produces MMPRLPVAAATLLLAACGLPPERPVPPQARVTAPTGWREPTNALGQVETNWWRAFGDPALAALVEAALANNTDVAAALARVEEARAQIRLARSAALPQLNAVLSAQRGRTLQVTGPTTGTQIQPQLQVAWEADLFGRIRTLREAARLGLEASRADRDAVRLAVAAATAQGYVTLLSLDAQLFVTQETAQSRAEALRVASDRARLGYTSQLELAQAQAEYDAVLQAIPELERAVRLQENALRLLTGRMPGPIDGRNVIDQLQTPSVPGTLPSALLRRRPDLAAAELTLAALDAQLAARRAEFLPRVQLSAAAGQLLTNSLDYDPLSIWSLGASILAPLFSGGRLEAQVEAATAQRDQAAFAYRGAVLTAFGEVEDALTGIVRYGEQVEHAMRRRATLERALMLARDRYQAGYASYLEELDAQRNLYSTELEVITLRERQLNNVIDLYRALGGGWFPTTGKPQ